The following are encoded together in the Streptomyces rapamycinicus NRRL 5491 genome:
- a CDS encoding BMP family lipoprotein — MRRVSTIAVAGIATAALAFSVTACGSSSEEGSKDAGIGLAYDVGGRGDHSFNDSAAKGYDKALKDFDVKGKELTAKDGDTDADRYDKLASLAEAGYNPVVGVGYAWTPSLTKAAKKYKDTDFAIVDSVVDSKNVASLVSAEHEGSYLAGVAAGLKTKSNKVGFIGGTDSALIKKFAGGFQQGLKDTNPKASLDVQWVQVGSPKGFGMPDRGKDIAEGMLSNKVDVIFSAAGGSGAGAIEATAGKKGTWSIGVDGDQYYDKGLAQYKKAILTSMVKTVDGSVYDFIKSVVKDKKPESGVQTYDLKRGGVSLSYSGGFINDIKPKIEAAKKKIIDGQIKVQDTYKD, encoded by the coding sequence GTGCGCCGGGTATCCACGATAGCTGTCGCGGGCATTGCCACCGCGGCTCTCGCATTCTCCGTCACCGCGTGTGGCAGCAGTTCCGAAGAGGGAAGCAAGGACGCCGGCATCGGTCTGGCCTACGACGTGGGCGGCCGCGGCGACCACTCCTTCAACGACTCCGCCGCCAAGGGCTATGACAAGGCCCTGAAGGACTTCGACGTCAAGGGCAAGGAGCTGACGGCGAAGGACGGCGACACGGACGCCGACCGCTACGACAAGCTGGCGAGCCTCGCCGAGGCGGGCTACAACCCCGTCGTGGGCGTCGGCTACGCGTGGACCCCCTCGCTCACCAAGGCCGCCAAGAAGTACAAGGACACCGACTTCGCCATCGTCGACTCGGTCGTCGACTCCAAGAACGTGGCCAGCCTGGTCTCCGCCGAGCACGAGGGCTCCTACCTCGCCGGCGTGGCGGCGGGGCTGAAGACCAAGTCCAACAAGGTCGGCTTCATCGGCGGCACCGACAGCGCCCTGATCAAGAAGTTCGCGGGCGGCTTCCAGCAGGGCCTGAAGGACACCAACCCCAAGGCGTCCCTCGACGTCCAGTGGGTGCAGGTCGGTTCGCCCAAGGGCTTCGGCATGCCGGACCGCGGCAAGGACATCGCCGAGGGCATGCTCTCCAACAAGGTCGACGTGATCTTCTCCGCGGCCGGCGGCTCCGGCGCGGGCGCCATCGAGGCGACCGCAGGCAAGAAGGGCACCTGGTCGATCGGCGTCGACGGCGACCAGTACTACGACAAGGGCCTGGCCCAGTACAAGAAGGCGATCCTGACCTCCATGGTCAAGACCGTGGACGGCTCGGTCTACGACTTCATCAAGAGCGTCGTGAAGGACAAGAAGCCCGAGAGCGGCGTCCAGACCTACGACCTCAAGCGCGGCGGCGTCTCCCTCTCCTACTCCGGCGGCTTCATCAACGACATCAAGCCGAAGATCGAGGCGGCCAAGAAGAAGATCATCGACGGTCAGATCAAGGTCCAGGACACCTACAAGGACTGA
- a CDS encoding ABC transporter ATP-binding protein has protein sequence MKAASPPKGAPAGAVTDVAVELHGITKRFPGVVANHDIDITVRRGTVHALVGENGAGKSTLMKILYGMQRPDEGTIAIDGETVELHSPADAISRGVGMVHQHFMLADNFTVLENVVLGAEKLHGIAGKARARIKEISDAYGLGVRPDVLVEDLGVADRQRVEILKVLYRGARTLILDEPTAVLVPQEVDALFDNLRELKSEGLTVLFISHKLGEVLSVADDITVIRRGTTVASVVPSETSPRQLAELMVGSELPSPETRESTVTDTDMLVVDALRLTATDVDGVERAVLDGIDFAIRKGEVLGIAGVEGNGQAELVEAIMGMRDPDASTITLDGADISHAPTRKRREDGIGYIPEDRHRHGLLLEAPLWENRILGHVTEQPNSKAGLLNPAAARRDTERIVAEYDVRTPGIEVTAASLSGGNQQKLIVGREMSHHPKLLIAAHPTRGVDVGAQAQIWDQIRAARRDGLAVLLISADLDELIGLSDTLRVMYRGRLVADADPATITPEELGSAMTGAASGHLEGPADDRTGAESEAGTEAEAATGGEDR, from the coding sequence ATCAAAGCCGCCAGCCCACCCAAGGGCGCTCCCGCCGGTGCCGTCACCGACGTCGCCGTAGAACTCCACGGAATCACCAAGCGGTTCCCCGGAGTCGTCGCCAACCACGACATCGACATCACCGTGCGCCGCGGCACCGTGCACGCCCTCGTGGGCGAGAACGGCGCGGGCAAGTCGACCCTGATGAAGATCCTCTACGGGATGCAGCGCCCGGACGAGGGCACCATCGCGATCGACGGCGAGACGGTGGAACTGCACTCCCCGGCGGACGCCATATCCCGCGGCGTGGGCATGGTGCACCAGCACTTCATGCTCGCCGACAACTTCACCGTGCTGGAGAACGTGGTCCTCGGCGCCGAGAAGCTGCACGGCATCGCCGGCAAGGCGCGGGCCCGGATCAAGGAGATCTCCGACGCCTACGGGCTGGGCGTCCGCCCCGATGTCCTTGTCGAGGACCTGGGCGTGGCGGACCGTCAGCGCGTGGAGATCCTCAAGGTCCTCTACCGGGGTGCCCGGACGCTGATCCTCGACGAGCCGACCGCCGTCCTCGTCCCGCAGGAGGTCGACGCGCTCTTCGACAACCTCCGCGAGCTCAAGTCCGAGGGCCTGACGGTGCTGTTCATCTCGCACAAGCTGGGCGAGGTGCTGTCCGTGGCCGATGACATCACCGTCATCCGGCGCGGCACCACGGTCGCCTCCGTCGTGCCGTCCGAGACCAGCCCCCGGCAGCTGGCCGAGCTGATGGTCGGCAGCGAACTGCCCTCGCCCGAGACCCGCGAATCCACCGTCACCGACACCGACATGCTCGTCGTGGACGCGCTGCGGCTGACCGCCACCGATGTGGACGGGGTCGAGCGGGCCGTGCTCGACGGCATCGACTTCGCCATCCGCAAGGGCGAAGTCCTCGGCATCGCCGGTGTGGAGGGCAACGGCCAGGCCGAACTGGTCGAGGCCATCATGGGCATGCGCGACCCCGACGCCAGCACCATCACCCTCGACGGCGCCGACATCTCCCACGCGCCCACCCGCAAGCGGCGCGAGGACGGCATCGGCTACATCCCCGAGGACCGCCACCGGCACGGACTGCTGCTGGAAGCGCCGCTGTGGGAGAACCGCATCCTCGGCCATGTCACCGAGCAGCCCAACAGCAAGGCCGGGCTGCTCAACCCGGCCGCCGCCCGGCGCGACACCGAGCGGATCGTCGCCGAGTACGACGTGCGTACGCCGGGAATCGAGGTCACCGCGGCCTCGCTGTCCGGCGGCAATCAGCAGAAGCTGATCGTCGGCCGGGAGATGAGCCACCACCCCAAGCTGCTGATCGCCGCGCACCCCACCCGGGGAGTGGACGTGGGCGCCCAGGCGCAGATCTGGGACCAGATCCGCGCCGCGCGCCGGGACGGCCTGGCCGTGCTGCTGATCTCGGCCGACCTGGACGAGCTGATCGGCCTGTCCGACACCCTGCGGGTGATGTACCGCGGCCGGCTGGTCGCCGACGCCGACCCCGCCACGATCACCCCGGAGGAGCTGGGCTCGGCCATGACCGGCGCCGCCTCCGGCCATCTGGAGGGCCCGGCGGACGACAGGACCGGGGCCGAGAGTGAGGCCGGGACCGAGGCCGAGGCCGCGACCGGGGGAGAGGACCGATGA
- a CDS encoding ABC transporter permease produces the protein MKKLDKERVLLAVAAPVLALAAAFVVTALVLLATGKEPFNAFGIMFEYGVKADSQVYILNKATTYYLAGLAVAIGFRMNLFNIGVDGQYRLAAFFAAVVGGALKLPGLVQIPLILLVGMLVGAMWASIAGLLKVYRGVSEVISTIMLNSLSGIVISYLLVDGRLADLDKQTNIVATDPLPSSSHFFTIPAGGDLDPIWGFIVVAALAGVGFWFLLGRTRFGFDLRAVGRSESAAQASGVNVKRMVLTSMLLSGAMAGLIGMPTLLNDTHQFTSDFPTGIGFTGIAIALLGRNNPVGIGLAAVLWGFLERGANRLEFEGYDKEIVGVMQGVIVLCVVIAYELVRRYGLKRQQQRVGAELAAQAKADKGTDKQEVPA, from the coding sequence ATGAAGAAGCTGGACAAGGAGCGGGTGCTGCTCGCGGTCGCGGCCCCGGTGCTGGCGCTCGCCGCCGCGTTCGTGGTGACCGCGCTGGTGCTGCTGGCGACCGGCAAGGAGCCGTTCAACGCCTTCGGCATCATGTTCGAGTACGGCGTGAAGGCCGACAGCCAGGTCTACATCCTCAACAAGGCGACCACGTACTACCTGGCGGGGCTCGCGGTGGCCATCGGCTTCCGGATGAACCTCTTCAACATCGGCGTCGACGGCCAGTACCGGCTCGCCGCCTTCTTCGCCGCCGTCGTCGGCGGGGCGCTGAAGCTCCCCGGGCTGGTGCAGATCCCGCTGATCCTGCTGGTCGGCATGCTCGTCGGCGCCATGTGGGCGTCCATCGCCGGTCTGCTGAAGGTCTACCGGGGCGTCAGCGAGGTGATCAGCACCATCATGCTGAACTCCCTCTCGGGCATCGTCATCAGCTACCTGCTGGTGGACGGGCGGCTGGCCGACCTCGACAAGCAGACCAACATCGTGGCCACCGACCCGCTGCCGTCCTCCAGCCACTTCTTCACCATCCCGGCGGGCGGCGACCTCGACCCCATCTGGGGCTTCATCGTGGTCGCGGCGCTCGCGGGCGTCGGCTTCTGGTTCCTGCTCGGGCGCACCCGGTTCGGCTTCGACCTGCGCGCGGTGGGCCGCTCCGAGTCCGCCGCCCAGGCCAGCGGCGTCAACGTCAAGCGCATGGTGCTCACCAGCATGCTGCTCTCGGGTGCGATGGCCGGTCTGATCGGCATGCCGACCCTGCTCAACGACACCCACCAGTTCACCTCCGACTTCCCCACCGGCATCGGCTTCACCGGTATCGCCATCGCGCTGCTCGGCCGCAACAACCCGGTCGGCATCGGCCTGGCCGCCGTGCTGTGGGGCTTCCTCGAGCGCGGCGCCAACCGGCTGGAGTTCGAGGGCTACGACAAGGAGATCGTCGGGGTGATGCAGGGCGTGATCGTCCTGTGCGTCGTCATCGCGTACGAACTGGTGCGCCGCTACGGGCTCAAGCGCCAGCAGCAGAGGGTGGGCGCGGAGCTCGCCGCCCAGGCCAAGGCCGACAAGGGTACGGACAAGCAGGAGGTGCCGGCATGA
- a CDS encoding ABC transporter permease, whose product MSATVTTTKSTSTPGKGNGPASRMSLGKVLLIVAGALVALSVLRALVDAAQQADFDRVTSAGQIGAALSMAVPIGLAGLGGLWSERAGVVNIGLEGMMILGTFFGAWAGYQTNPWVGVLAGVLGGALGGLVHAVATVTFGVDHIISGVAMNILALGATTYLAKRWFEPLADIGGSPKNSPQVDPIQSFTVPGLSDWLADLENHHWFLVSDVAGILGGLVTDISALTVVSVLLVVGSFFALWRTSFGLRLRSCGENPTAAESLGVNVYLYKYAAVVISGGLAGLGGVFLALVRSHIYNEGQTGGRGYIGLAAMLFGNWRPGGLAMGAGLFGYSDALQLRNGGATVHALLLLVALGLAALAAWRIVRKSYVAGAVSGAAAVALLLWYALTDTVPNDLVSATPYIVTLLVMGLAAQRLRMPKANNRPYRKGQGT is encoded by the coding sequence ATGAGTGCCACGGTGACCACCACCAAGAGCACGAGCACGCCGGGCAAGGGGAACGGGCCCGCCTCCCGGATGTCCCTGGGCAAGGTGCTGCTGATCGTCGCCGGGGCGCTGGTCGCGCTTTCGGTGCTGCGGGCGCTCGTCGACGCCGCCCAGCAGGCGGACTTCGACCGCGTCACCTCCGCCGGGCAGATCGGCGCCGCGCTCTCCATGGCCGTGCCCATCGGCCTCGCGGGCCTCGGCGGGCTGTGGTCCGAGCGGGCCGGTGTGGTCAACATCGGCCTCGAGGGCATGATGATCCTCGGCACCTTCTTCGGCGCCTGGGCCGGCTACCAGACCAACCCCTGGGTGGGGGTGCTCGCGGGCGTCCTCGGCGGCGCGCTCGGCGGGCTGGTCCACGCGGTGGCCACCGTCACCTTCGGGGTGGACCACATCATCTCCGGTGTGGCGATGAACATCCTCGCCCTCGGCGCCACCACCTATCTGGCCAAGCGCTGGTTCGAGCCGCTGGCCGACATCGGCGGCTCCCCGAAGAACTCCCCGCAGGTCGACCCCATCCAGTCGTTCACCGTCCCCGGACTGTCCGACTGGCTCGCCGACCTGGAGAACCACCACTGGTTCCTGGTCTCGGACGTCGCGGGCATCCTCGGCGGCCTGGTCACCGACATCTCGGCGCTGACCGTCGTCTCCGTCCTGCTGGTCGTGGGCAGCTTCTTCGCCCTGTGGCGTACCTCGTTCGGACTGCGGCTGCGGTCGTGCGGTGAGAACCCGACGGCGGCCGAGTCCCTCGGCGTCAACGTCTACCTCTACAAGTACGCGGCCGTGGTGATCTCCGGCGGCCTCGCCGGGCTCGGCGGCGTCTTCCTCGCCCTCGTCCGCTCGCACATCTACAACGAGGGACAGACCGGCGGCCGCGGCTACATCGGCCTCGCCGCCATGCTCTTCGGCAACTGGCGGCCGGGCGGGCTCGCGATGGGCGCCGGTCTCTTCGGCTACTCCGACGCGCTCCAGCTGCGCAACGGCGGGGCGACCGTGCACGCCCTGCTGCTCCTGGTCGCGCTCGGCCTCGCCGCGCTGGCGGCCTGGCGGATTGTCCGCAAGAGTTATGTCGCGGGCGCGGTGTCCGGCGCCGCGGCCGTCGCGCTGCTGCTGTGGTACGCCCTGACCGACACGGTCCCCAACGACCTGGTCAGCGCCACGCCGTACATCGTGACCCTGCTGGTCATGGGGCTCGCCGCACAGCGGCTGCGGATGCCCAAGGCGAACAACCGGCCCTACCGGAAGGGACAGGGCACATGA
- a CDS encoding cytidine deaminase → MTASAAAAPDWEGLRVQARDAMSRAYAPYSGFPVGAAALVDDGRTVSGCNVENAAYGVALCAECGLVSSLVASGGGRLTAFTCCDREGTVLMPCGRCRQLLWEHGGPELQMDTATGIRPLAELLPDAFGPADLRRAAAHG, encoded by the coding sequence ATGACCGCTTCCGCCGCCGCGGCCCCCGACTGGGAGGGCTTGCGCGTACAGGCCCGGGACGCCATGTCCCGGGCCTACGCGCCCTACTCCGGCTTCCCGGTGGGCGCGGCCGCGCTCGTCGACGACGGCCGCACGGTCAGCGGCTGCAATGTGGAGAACGCCGCGTACGGCGTCGCGCTGTGCGCCGAATGCGGTCTGGTCTCCTCCCTCGTCGCCTCGGGCGGCGGCCGCCTCACCGCCTTCACCTGCTGCGACCGCGAGGGCACCGTACTGATGCCCTGCGGCCGCTGCCGTCAGCTGCTCTGGGAGCACGGCGGGCCGGAGCTCCAGATGGACACCGCCACGGGCATCCGCCCGCTCGCCGAACTCCTCCCGGACGCCTTCGGCCCCGCCGACCTGCGCCGCGCCGCGGCCCACGGCTGA
- a CDS encoding thymidine phosphorylase: protein MDAISVIRAKRDGTRLTDAQIDWIIDAYTRGEVADEQMSALAMAIFLNGMDRAEIARWTAAMIASGERMDFSSLPRPTSDKHSTGGVGDKITLPLAPLVAACGAAVPQLSGRGLGHTGGTLDKLESIPGWRAQLTNGDMLAVLRDVGSVICAAGEGLARADKKLYALRDVTGTVESIPLIASSIMSKKIAEGTGSLVLDVKVGSGAFMKDIESARELAATMVGLGNDHGVRTTALLTDMSTPLGRTAGNALEVRESVEVLAGGGPADVVELTLALAREMLDAAGLKDADPTKALADGTAMDHWRRMITAQGGDPDAPLPVAREHHVLHAESTGVLTRLDAYAVGLAAWRLGAGRARKEDPVQAGAGIELHAKPGDHITAGQPLLTLHTDTPSAFPYALEALSDAIGYAPANTEFTAAPIVLDRIAQG from the coding sequence ATGGACGCCATCTCCGTCATCCGCGCCAAGCGCGACGGCACCCGCCTCACCGACGCCCAGATCGACTGGATCATCGACGCCTACACGCGCGGCGAGGTGGCGGACGAGCAGATGTCCGCGCTCGCGATGGCGATCTTCCTCAACGGCATGGACCGGGCCGAGATCGCCCGCTGGACCGCCGCGATGATCGCGTCCGGTGAGCGGATGGACTTCTCCTCCCTGCCGCGCCCGACCTCCGACAAGCACTCCACCGGCGGCGTCGGCGACAAGATCACCCTGCCGCTCGCCCCCCTGGTGGCCGCCTGCGGAGCCGCCGTACCGCAGCTCTCCGGCCGGGGCCTGGGTCACACCGGCGGCACCCTGGACAAGCTGGAGTCCATCCCCGGCTGGCGCGCCCAGCTGACCAATGGCGACATGCTGGCCGTCCTCCGCGACGTCGGCTCGGTGATCTGCGCGGCGGGCGAGGGGCTGGCCCGGGCCGACAAGAAGCTGTACGCCCTGCGCGATGTCACCGGCACGGTCGAGTCGATCCCGCTCATCGCCTCTTCGATCATGTCCAAGAAGATCGCCGAGGGCACCGGCTCCCTGGTCCTGGACGTCAAGGTGGGCTCCGGCGCCTTCATGAAGGACATCGAGTCCGCGCGCGAACTGGCGGCCACGATGGTCGGCCTCGGCAACGACCACGGCGTACGTACGACCGCCCTGCTCACCGACATGTCCACCCCGCTCGGCCGGACGGCGGGCAACGCCCTCGAGGTCCGCGAGTCCGTGGAGGTCCTGGCGGGCGGCGGCCCGGCCGACGTCGTCGAGCTCACCCTCGCCCTGGCCCGCGAGATGCTGGACGCGGCGGGCCTGAAGGACGCCGACCCCACCAAGGCCCTGGCCGACGGCACCGCGATGGACCACTGGCGCCGCATGATCACCGCCCAGGGCGGCGACCCGGACGCCCCGCTCCCGGTGGCCCGCGAACACCACGTCCTCCACGCCGAGTCGACCGGCGTCCTCACCCGCCTGGACGCCTACGCGGTGGGCCTCGCCGCCTGGCGCCTGGGCGCGGGCCGCGCCCGAAAGGAGGACCCGGTACAGGCGGGCGCGGGCATAGAACTCCACGCCAAACCAGGCGACCACATCACCGCCGGCCAGCCCCTCCTCACCCTCCACACCGACACCCCGTCGGCCTTCCCCTACGCCCTGGAGGCCCTGTCGGACGCGATCGGCTACGCCCCCGCGAACACGGAATTCACCGCGGCCCCGATCGTCCTGGACCGCATCGCCCAGGGGTAG
- a CDS encoding pyridoxamine 5'-phosphate oxidase family protein has protein sequence MRTPGIVRRQAAERRRDTLERLVTERDVWVSTAHPDHGPHQVPLWFLWDGRAVWMCTSATSATARNVREEPRVRLALPDTFDVVLLQGEAECFLDQDVPGDAAEAFAAKFEWDPRAEEGSFLYVRVAPKSVRAWRGEPELHGRVIMRAGTWLE, from the coding sequence ATGCGGACCCCGGGGATCGTTCGCCGCCAGGCGGCGGAGCGTAGGCGCGACACTCTGGAACGGCTCGTTACCGAGCGGGACGTATGGGTGTCGACAGCACACCCTGATCACGGGCCGCACCAGGTGCCGCTGTGGTTCTTGTGGGATGGACGAGCAGTGTGGATGTGCACCAGTGCCACTTCCGCGACTGCACGGAACGTCCGCGAGGAGCCACGCGTGCGCCTGGCGCTGCCTGACACCTTCGACGTGGTGCTTCTCCAGGGTGAGGCGGAGTGCTTCCTGGACCAGGATGTGCCCGGAGACGCGGCGGAGGCATTCGCCGCCAAGTTCGAGTGGGACCCGCGTGCGGAGGAGGGTTCCTTTCTGTACGTGCGCGTGGCGCCGAAGAGTGTGCGCGCTTGGCGCGGCGAACCGGAACTACACGGCAGAGTCATCATGCGCGCCGGGACGTGGCTGGAATAG
- the bla gene encoding class A beta-lactamase, whose amino-acid sequence MGASTSRRALLSFGAGTALAVLVPTGARAATGIPGRMRELEREYGARLGVFALDTGTGRAVTHRADERFPICSVSKTLAVGAVLRDLDRDGEYLARRIRYTEDDVKTAGHIPITGTPENIANGLTVEELCAAAISYSDNGAMNLLLRQLGGPTAVTRFCRSLGDGITRLDRWEPDLNSAEPGRVTDTTTPRAIGRTYAGLAVGRALDTGDRERAAGWLVANTTGDARIRAGVPGGWTVGDKTGTGRYGTTNDVGIAWPTDRAPIALAVLSTRPEQDAEAVDPLIAKATALAVEALA is encoded by the coding sequence ATGGGCGCCAGCACATCCCGCCGTGCACTGCTCTCCTTCGGCGCCGGTACCGCGCTCGCCGTACTGGTGCCGACCGGGGCGCGGGCCGCGACGGGGATCCCGGGGCGGATGCGGGAGCTGGAGCGGGAGTACGGGGCGCGGCTGGGGGTGTTCGCGCTCGACACCGGTACGGGGCGGGCCGTGACGCACCGGGCCGATGAGCGGTTCCCGATCTGTTCGGTCTCCAAGACCCTCGCGGTCGGGGCCGTGCTCAGAGATCTCGACCGGGACGGGGAGTACCTAGCCCGGCGCATCCGCTACACCGAGGACGACGTCAAGACGGCCGGGCACATCCCGATCACCGGTACGCCCGAGAACATCGCGAACGGGCTGACCGTCGAGGAGCTGTGCGCCGCGGCCATCTCCTACAGCGACAACGGCGCCATGAACCTCCTGCTGCGCCAGCTCGGCGGCCCCACCGCGGTCACCCGGTTCTGCCGCTCCCTGGGGGACGGGATCACCCGGCTCGACCGCTGGGAGCCGGATCTGAACTCGGCCGAGCCGGGGCGGGTGACCGACACCACCACCCCGCGCGCCATTGGGCGGACCTACGCCGGGCTCGCCGTGGGCCGCGCCCTCGACACCGGGGACCGCGAACGGGCGGCGGGCTGGCTGGTGGCGAACACCACGGGCGACGCGCGCATCCGGGCCGGTGTTCCGGGCGGCTGGACCGTGGGGGACAAGACCGGGACCGGCCGCTACGGCACCACCAACGACGTGGGCATCGCCTGGCCCACGGACCGGGCGCCGATCGCGCTGGCCGTCCTCTCCACGCGGCCGGAGCAGGACGCCGAGGCCGTCGACCCCCTGATCGCCAAGGCCACCGCACTGGCGGTCGAAGCGCTCGCCTGA
- a CDS encoding LysR family transcriptional regulator, whose translation MSRISYENDIPVTADVEAESWAAALTPRLAQFAAVARHEHVTRAAQELGVPQSTLSRAMVRLEEDLGVSLFARRGRTVALTPAGRTFLRSVERALAEVDRAAESVRADADPAAGRVSFGFLHTLGTETVPGLIRSFRVDHPRVRFQLVQNYGEAMIERMRAGGLDLCLTSPVPDAPDLVARRLDEQRLRLVVPDDHRLAGRRRVRLAEAAAELFVTLEPGYGLRRITDALCAEAGFTPRIAFEGEEAETLRGLVAAGLGVALLPPPAVPRPGVAELTVTAPRAVREIGVAWLDGHPDTPPVAAFKKFLLSRRGQLLT comes from the coding sequence GTGTCACGCATCAGTTACGAAAACGACATTCCGGTGACAGCGGATGTCGAGGCGGAGTCCTGGGCCGCCGCGCTCACCCCGCGCCTCGCCCAGTTCGCCGCCGTCGCCCGCCATGAGCATGTGACCCGCGCCGCACAGGAGTTGGGAGTGCCCCAGTCCACGCTCAGCCGGGCGATGGTCCGGCTGGAGGAGGACCTGGGCGTGTCGCTCTTCGCCCGCCGGGGCCGTACGGTGGCGCTCACCCCGGCCGGACGGACCTTCCTGCGCTCGGTCGAACGGGCCCTCGCCGAGGTCGACCGAGCCGCCGAGTCCGTACGGGCCGACGCCGACCCCGCGGCGGGCCGGGTCTCGTTCGGCTTCCTGCACACGCTGGGGACCGAGACCGTGCCCGGACTGATCCGGAGCTTCCGGGTGGACCATCCGCGGGTGCGCTTCCAACTGGTCCAGAACTACGGCGAGGCGATGATCGAGCGGATGCGCGCGGGCGGCCTCGACCTGTGCCTGACCTCGCCGGTGCCGGACGCCCCCGACCTGGTCGCCCGCCGCCTGGACGAACAGCGGCTGCGGCTGGTGGTCCCCGACGACCACCGGCTGGCCGGGCGCCGCCGGGTCCGGCTCGCCGAGGCCGCCGCGGAGCTGTTCGTCACCCTGGAACCGGGCTACGGGCTGCGGCGCATCACGGACGCGCTGTGCGCCGAGGCGGGCTTCACCCCGAGGATCGCCTTCGAGGGCGAGGAGGCGGAGACCCTCCGCGGCCTGGTCGCCGCGGGGCTCGGCGTGGCCCTCCTGCCGCCCCCGGCGGTCCCCCGCCCCGGAGTGGCCGAGCTGACCGTAACCGCCCCACGCGCCGTCCGCGAGATCGGCGTCGCCTGGCTGGACGGCCACCCGGACACACCCCCGGTGGCGGCCTTCAAGAAGTTCCTGCTGAGCCGCCGGGGCCAGCTGCTGACGTAA
- a CDS encoding MFS transporter has product MPPADTRASTGNHRVDASASPSSNQNQNPNPNPNPDSSESERMSPGHPGYLRMRLALFTAGLATFALLYSTQALLPAISDDLRVQADQASWSVSAATLGLALAVVPLSALSERFGRRAMMTVSLTVAVVLALLVPFAPDLGWLIGLRAVQGAALAGIPASAMAYLSEEVHPKALIGTIGLFVAGNSVGGMSGRIVTGWVADAWGWRAALAAVGVMALLCAASFRMLLPKARHFTPAEVSPRALARTLAGHLSDPLLCRLYAIGALFMTVFGGVYTVIGYRLVAEPFGLSQSLVGSIFLIYLVGTVSSAATGKLVGRLGRRGALYVAVSTTAAGLLLSLLNSIPAVLAGLVLITAGFFAGHAAASSAVSRTAKTGRAQAAALYQASYYIGSSVGGALGALAFHVAGWGGTVTMGLVAVGGAAAITVYATRKARAARRAEAARRDLCGVPA; this is encoded by the coding sequence ATGCCTCCTGCCGATACCAGGGCGTCCACCGGGAACCACCGCGTGGACGCCTCCGCTTCGCCGTCCTCGAACCAGAACCAGAACCCGAACCCGAACCCGAACCCGGATTCCTCCGAGTCCGAGCGGATGAGCCCGGGCCACCCCGGCTACCTCCGGATGCGGCTCGCCCTCTTCACCGCGGGACTCGCCACCTTCGCCCTGCTCTACTCGACCCAGGCGCTGCTGCCCGCGATCTCCGACGATCTGCGGGTCCAGGCGGACCAGGCCAGCTGGAGCGTCTCCGCGGCCACCCTCGGCCTCGCGCTCGCGGTGGTACCGCTGAGCGCGCTGTCCGAGCGGTTCGGCCGGCGCGCCATGATGACCGTCTCGCTCACGGTCGCGGTCGTCCTCGCCCTGCTGGTGCCCTTCGCACCGGACCTGGGCTGGCTGATCGGGCTGCGGGCGGTCCAGGGCGCGGCGCTGGCCGGGATCCCGGCCTCCGCGATGGCGTACCTCTCGGAGGAGGTCCACCCGAAGGCGCTGATCGGCACGATCGGGCTGTTCGTGGCCGGTAACAGCGTCGGCGGGATGAGCGGCCGGATCGTCACCGGCTGGGTCGCGGACGCGTGGGGCTGGCGGGCCGCGCTCGCCGCGGTCGGCGTGATGGCGCTGCTGTGCGCGGCCTCCTTCCGGATGCTGCTGCCCAAGGCCCGGCACTTCACCCCGGCCGAGGTGAGCCCGCGGGCGCTGGCCCGCACCCTCGCCGGGCATCTCTCCGATCCGCTGCTGTGCCGGCTGTACGCGATCGGCGCGCTGTTCATGACGGTCTTCGGCGGGGTCTACACGGTCATCGGCTACCGCCTGGTTGCCGAGCCCTTCGGGCTCTCCCAGAGCCTGGTCGGCTCGATCTTCCTGATCTACCTGGTCGGCACGGTCTCCTCGGCGGCCACCGGCAAGCTCGTCGGCAGGCTCGGGCGGCGCGGCGCGTTGTACGTGGCGGTGTCCACGACCGCGGCCGGGCTGCTGCTGTCCCTGCTGAACTCGATCCCGGCGGTGCTGGCCGGTCTGGTGCTGATCACCGCGGGCTTCTTCGCGGGCCACGCGGCGGCGTCCTCGGCGGTGAGCCGTACGGCCAAGACCGGACGCGCCCAGGCCGCGGCGCTCTACCAGGCGTCGTACTACATCGGCAGCAGCGTGGGCGGCGCGCTGGGCGCGCTCGCCTTCCACGTGGCCGGGTGGGGCGGCACGGTCACCATGGGCCTGGTGGCGGTCGGCGGCGCGGCGGCGATCACGGTGTACGCGACGCGGAAGGCGCGGGCCGCGCGGCGCGCGGAGGCCGCGCGGCGCGATCTGTGCGGTGTCCCGGCCTAG